A single Drosophila miranda strain MSH22 chromosome XR, D.miranda_PacBio2.1, whole genome shotgun sequence DNA region contains:
- the LOC108151333 gene encoding citron Rho-interacting kinase isoform X2, with the protein MPPKRDPISVRTTRLNNLILGKGVGVTQKPAGSSGGSRRSILPVSTTSAAVAEAVSREGLLDAFCLLYNECDKDALKKRDRNISEFVNKFRPIVEKTRKLRVNADDFTIKALIGQGYFGNVHLVVERQTSDIYAMKKIKKSVVTTSHVKDERDIMSARNSEWLINLQYAFQDNDNLYLIMEYMPGGDLLSLMSRHGPFDEDLARFYLAELTLALHTLHEMGYVHRDIKPENILIDRFGHIKLADFGNAAALDRDGHVLSLSPVGTPDYIAPELLQTISTYKLTKSMHDVSCDYWSMGIIGYELLCETTPFHEDNVHETYSKILSHCEESHLKELINFPSELKVSKNYRDLIESLVTNPSKRLSYDRIKTHAFFDDIQWNCMRSQVPPIIPTIKSDDDTSNFEDVTRLKSRRDPLGKKSLTTNMKSHDFSGKDLPFLGYSFVHMDKTPNCDSVDEARANKLQEKLKDLQQRLKSRETEISMLKQDLLRAQQSLKKTDNKSEVVLDAKMEIKKLQQIIKDKTMELANCKTQIKTLQSSAKVDEEMWSKKESTITDLLRLNRQKYEEAKISSEQRYEKQLAEKKQELASTLQKMDARELEFVAKSDECKHLTAKLQNYKDMLKQLKEQTIKADAGHEQQKSQMAESYEQKLLDLRNKIRESQDSHRRLTLEMQGIRTELDESISSGKLTQEAKHATERNIEDLLRRLNHEIASNNELHATKAKLESQLRQKENETHEAKAECQRLERELQVAECRCHMAESSLASNASPYNTAPGSLTELNAIEDQLVAAKEGESQQKVRADQLQTLVTKLEQMLERFSEQNQSLCHYEKLEDKLAAVRELMIVERQAARAANLSLWKVEKQLEEAVAEKKLLARRMELTEDRIKKAQSGQEESQRMLKSSQEETRQRESRIEELKQELAAAKRDVMKEHRLWEKAEQERMKCKSEIIEHLANVHKLEQQETGLRQKLQQMQLRFDGVMLEQKSMQRQLQEERENSTAATESSHSLQRELKAMTENFQRLKHACSVTDNQLTEVETMLKTEQDRNKSQQTQLDACHVQLRERNDQLTKLRQELPGIEAGKRLAEQRAQVLSSELKELKQNLMEQHKKMVAQQGQLVEQTNVLFATQERVDVLDGQNSNYLAQSADCERELLNLKEENARILSELFHKKEEVRNLQAEIAELQTAQAELHTEIDELNDTMAEKKQFYRDRDIKTQVTLEQQKKLIDYLQLKVEDLSTKKKKTLADKLFGTSHGNKENISSNDVESSILYRTLREELRREQKNSAMLKEQLEKLNGTATLRSPLKSSGDQLKQRPVSIAVTPRSPRKQVSSLKRTKSQIEITTTAEKDSHQKQTVGQQQQQSRWHRFEQALQESKTGAPDCVACKQSIIAGSAYWRCKECKDAAHRKCRTNVQGECGAPKPSAPSGADAISVAPSVGSSSLESVDSTSSDNVGSGEYIGKLVYSSDAQGDQEHGKNLEVNCAFEVAEQQLLLLGCSTGLYAYHVDTQRLLHIAGIESVSCMSICKRLAKAIIVGTVAEKLIQCDYRQLKSRCQSSSACHRPVLETSAIELPLANRKADEKWKLVLISNEAENALDSVAIAATSTRIVILKYEHNLHKFNPVRALDTNTAVTSIFFTRHSAIVSSDMFYEIDLDNYSADVFVDLANKSMQNTANWQPLMAVRISRQEYLLCFAEYGVFVDEFGCRSRPYDLSWVYAPTGFVYREPFLFISHNQCVQIVRLHRSFSKELADTDINSELTESSDLQRVYLPHYMSTLLANSGDINLYTLALDAKSSTTGSQRIYHLDTLQAFKHKLNVSMETISSVATSVTLGSAMTMDSI; encoded by the exons ATGCCACCCAAGCGCGATCCCATTAGCGTCCGCACGACGCGCCTAAATAATTTAATACTTGGCAAAGGAGTTGGCGTCACCCAGAAGCCAGCAGGCTCTAGCGGCGGTTCCCGAAGAAGTATTTTGCCTGTGAGCACCACAAGTGCAGCTGTTGCCGAGGCGGTATCCCGCGAAGGCTTGCTCGACGCATTCTGCTTGCTATACAATGAATGCGACAAGGATGCCCTGAAGAAGCGCGACCGCAACATTTCCGAGTTTGTGAATAAGT TCCGCCCCATTGTCGAAAAGACTCGCAAACTGCGCGTCAATGCGGATGACTTCACCATCAAGGCGCTTATTGGCCAGGGATATTTCGGGAATGTGCATCTTGTGGTGGAGCGTCAGACGTCCGACATCTACGCCATGAAGAAGATTAAAAAGTCTGTTGTGACCACTTCCCATGTGAAGGACGAGCGCGACATTATGTCGGCGCGCAACTCTGAGTGGCTGATAAATTTGCAGTACGCTTTCCAG GACAACGATAATTTGTATCTGATCATGGAATATATGCCTGGCGGAGATTTACTCAGCCTGATGTCTCGCCACGGACCCTTTGACGAGGACCTTGCGCGCTTCTATCTCGCTGAACTGACTCTGGCCCTGCACACACTCCACGAAATGGGATATGTGCATCGCGATATTAAGCCGGAAAATATACTGATTGATCGCTTTGGGCACATTAAGCTGGCTGATTTCGGCAATGCGGCTGCCCTAGACCGAGACGGGCATGTGCTCAGCCTTTCGCCCGTGGGTACGCCGGATTACATAGCTCCGGAGCTGCTGCAGACCATCTCCACTTACAAACTAACAAAGTCGATGCATGAT GTCAGCTGCGATTACTGGTCCATGGGCATCATTGGCTATGAGTTGCTTTGCGAAACGACGCCGTTCCACGAGGACAATGTGCACGAGACCTACTCAAAGATACTCTCCCACTGCGAGGAGAGCCACCTGAAGGAGCTGATCAACTTTCCCAGCGAGCTAAAGGTCTCGAAGAACTACAGGGATCTGATCGAGTCGTTGGTCACGAACCCATCGAAGCGTCTGTCCTACGATCGCATCAAAACACATGCCTTCTTTGACGATATTCAATGGAATTGTATGCGCTCTCAGGTGCCGCCCATTATCCCAACCATCAAGTCGGACGATGATACATCCAATTTTGAGGATGTCACGCGACTCAAGTCCCGCAGGGATCCGCTGGGCAAAAAGTCCCTCACTACGAACATGAAGTCGCATGATTTTAGTGGCAAGGATCTGCCGTTTTTGGGCTACAGCTTTGTGCATATGGACAAGACGCCAAATTGCGATTCCGTCGACGAGGCGCGTGCCAACAAATTGCAGGAAAAGCTCAAGGACCTGCAGCAAAGGCTCAAGTCGCGAGAGACTGAGATCTCAATGCTGAAGCAGGATCTCTTGCGGGCCCAGCAGTCGCTCAAGAAAACGGACAACAAGTCGGAGGTGGTGCTGGACGCCAAAATGGAAATCAAGAAGCTACAGCAAATAATCAAGGACAAGACAATGGAGTTGGCCAATTGCAAGACACAAATCAAGACCCTCCAGAGCTCGGCCAAAGTGGATGAGGAAATGTGGTCCAAAAAGGAGTCCACAATCACGGACCTGCTGCGGCTGAATCGGCAAAAGTACGAAGAGGCAAAGATATCCTCGGAGCAGCGCTACGAAAAGCAACTGGCCGAGAAAAAGCAGGAGTTGGCCTCCACACTGCAGAAAATGGATGCCCGTGAGCTCGAGTTTGTTGCCAAGAGCGACGAATGCAAGCATCTGACCGCCAAGCTGCAGAACTACAAGGATATGCTTAAGCAGCTGAAGGAGCAGACCATCAAGGCCGATGCCGGGCACGAGCAGCAAAAGAGCCAGATGGCCGAGTCCTACGAGCAGAAGCTGTTGGATCTGCGCAACAAGATACGCGAGTCGCAGGACTCGCACCGCCGCTTGACATTGGAGATGCAGGGAATTCGCACGGAGCTGGACGAATCGATTAGCTCTGGAAAATTGACCCAAGAGGCCAAGCACGCCACAGAGCGCAACATCGAGGACTTATTGAGACGTCTCAACCACGAGATAGCCTCGAATAATGAGCTGCATGCGACGAAGGCAAAACTCGAGTCGCAGCTGAGGCAGAAGGAGAACGAAACTCATGAAGCGAAGGCCGAGTGCCAGCGCTTGGAGCGCGAACTACAGGTCGCCGAATGCCGCTGCCACATGGCCGAATCCTCTCTGGCCTCTAATGCTTCCCCTTACAACACAGCGCCTGGGTCTTTAACCGAACTGAATGCCATTGAAGACCAGCTGGTGGCCGCCAAAGAGGGCGAAAGCCAGCAGAAGGTCCGTGCCGATCAACTCCAAACTCTTGTCACCAAACTGGAGCAGATGCTGGAGCGCTTCAGCGAGCAAAACCAAAGCCTTTGTCACTATGAAAAACTTGAAGACAAGCTGGCGGCCGTACGAGAGCTAATGATTGTTGAACGTCAGGCAGCGCGAGCGGCTAACCTCTCACTGTGGAAAGTGGAAAAGCAGCTTGAGGAAGCCGTGGCGGAGAAGAAACTATTGGCGCGCCGCATGGAGCTGACAGAGGATCGCATTAAGAAGGCCCAGAGTGGCCAAGAGGAGTCGCAGCGCATGCTCAAATCCTCACAGGAAGAGACGCGCCAGCGAGAGTCACGCATCGAGGAGTTGAAGCAGGAACTGGCTGCTGCCAAGCGGGATGTCATGAAGGAACATCGCCTGTGGGAGAAGGCCGAGCAGGAGCGCATGAAGTGCAAGTCGGAAATAATCGAGCACCTGGCCAACGTGCACAAACTCGAGCAGCAGGAGACTGGCCTGCGGCAGAAGCTACAGCAAATGCAGCTGCGCTTCGACGGCGtcatgttggagcagaagagCATGCAGCGTCAGCTGCAAGAGGAGCGTGAAAACAGCACTGCCGCGACTGAATCGAGCCACAGCCTGCAGCGAGAGCTGAAGGCGATGACGGAGAACTTCCAGAGGCTGAAGCATGCCTGCAGCGTGACGGATAACCAGTTGACCGAGGTAGAGACCATGCTGAAGACCGAGCAGGATCGCAACAAGTCGCAGCAGACCCAGCTGGACGCTTGCCACGTGCAACTGCGAGAGCGAAACGACCAGCTAACGAAGCTGCGCCAAGAGCTGCCGGGAATAGAGGCCGGCAAGCGGCTGGCCGAGCAGCGAGCCCAAGTGCTCTCCTCGGAGTTGAAGGAACTGAAGCAGAATCTAATGGAGCAGCACAAGAAGATGGTCGCCCAACAGGGCCAACTGGTCGAGCAGACAAACGTTCTGTTCGCCACACAAGAGCGGGTGGACGTTTTGGATGGCCAGAACTCGAACTACCTGGCACAGAGCGCCGACTGCGAGCGCGAATTGCTCAACTTGAAGGAGGAAAACGCACGCATCCTCAGCGAGCTCTTCCACAAGAAAGAGGAGGTGCGCAACCTACAGGCCGAGATAGCCGAGCTGCAGACCGCTCAGGCGGAGCTGCATACGGAGATCGATGAGCTGAACGACACGATGGCCGAAAAGAAACAGTTTTATAGGGACCGTGACATCAAGACACAGGTCACGCTGGAACAGCAGAAGAAGTTGATCGATTACTTGCAG CTCAAAGTAGAAGACCTGTCCACCAAGAAGAAGAAAACCCTGGCGGACAAGCTGTTTGGCACGAGTCATGGCAACAAGGAGAACATCTCCTCCAATGATGTGGAATCTTCCATTCTCTATCGCACCCTGCGCGAAGAACTACGCCGCGAACAAAAGAACTCGGCCATGTTGAAGGAGCAACTTGAGAAGCTCAATG GAACTGCCACGCTTCGCTCGCCACTCAAGTCGTCGGGAGATCAGCTCAAGCAGAGGCCTGTCAGCATCGCCGTCACTCCACGCTCCCCCCGCAAGCAGGTGTCGTCCCTGAAACGTACCAAAAGCCAGATAGAGATCACCACCACAGCAGAGAAGGATTCGCACCAAAAACAGACTGTgggtcagcagcagcagcagtcccGCTGGCACCGCTTCGAGCAGGCACTACAGGAATCAAAGACAGGTGCTCCGGACTGTGTGGCGTGCAAGCAGAGCATTATCGCCGGCTCGGCTTACTGGCGCTGCAAGGAGTGCAAGGACGCGGCCCATCGCAAGTGCCGCACGAACGTACAAGGCGAATGCGGAGCCCCGAAGCCTAGTGCCCCGTCAGGGGCTGACGCAATCAGTGTTGCCCCATctgtgggcagcagcagcctcgaGAGCGTGGATAGCACTAGTTCAGACAACGTCGGCAGCGGGGAGTACATTGGCAAGCTAGTGTACAGCTCGGATGCCCAAGGGGATCAAGAGCACGGGAAAAATCTGGAAGTAAACTGCGCCTTTGAGGTGGCGGAGCAGCAACTACTGCTGCTGGGCTGCAGCACCGGTCTGTATGCCTACCATGTGGACACGCAGCGACTGCTCCACATTGCTGGCATCGAGTCCGTGAGCTGCATGTCGATCTGCAAACGCCTGGCCAAGGCCATCATAGTGGGAACGGTCGCGGAGAAGCTGATTCAGTGCGACTATCGACAACTGAAGTCGCGCTGCCAGAGTTCCAGTGCGTGTCACAGACCCGTGCTCGAGACCTCGGCCATAGAGCTGCCGCTTGCCAACCGAAAGGCCGATGAGAAGTGGAAGCTAGTTTTGATTTCCAACGAGGCGGAGAATGCCCTGGACTCTGTGGCCATAGCGGCCACATCCACTCGCATTGTCATCTTGAAGTACGAACATAATTTGCACAAATTCAACCCCGTGCGTGCTCTCGACACGAACACTGCGGTCACCTCGATCTTCTTTACGCGCCACTCTGCCATTGTCAGCTCGGACATGTTCTACGAGATCGATCTGGACAATTATTCGGCCGATGTGTTTGTCGACCTGGCGAATAAGTCAATGCAGAACACCGCCAATTGGCAGCCCCTCATGGCTGTGCGCATTTCACGGCAGGAATACCTCCTGTGTTTCGCCGAGTACGGCGTGTTCGTGGATGAGTTCGGCTGTCGCTCGCGCCCCTACGACTTGAGCTGGGTCTACGCCCCGACGGGATTTGTGTACCGCGAACCCTTTCTCTTCATATCCCACAACCAGTGCGTGCAGATTGTACGCCTCCATCGATCCTTCAGCAAGGAACTTGCCGACACCGACATCAACTCTGAGCTCACCGAATCATCGGACCTGCAGCGCGTCTACTTGCCCCACTACATGTCTACGTTGCTGGCAAACAGTGGCGACATCAACCTGTACACACTGGCTCTTGACGCTAAGTCGTCTACTACTGGCTCACAAAGGATCTACCACTTGGATACACTGCAGGCGTTCAAACACAAGTTGAATGTGTCCATGGAGACAATTTCGTCGGTGGCCACATCCGTGACACTGGGATCGGCAATGACAATGGATAGTATATAA
- the LOC108151333 gene encoding citron Rho-interacting kinase isoform X1 produces the protein MPPKRDPISVRTTRLNNLILGKGVGVTQKPAGSSGGSRRSILPVSTTSAAVAEAVSREGLLDAFCLLYNECDKDALKKRDRNISEFVNKFRPIVEKTRKLRVNADDFTIKALIGQGYFGNVHLVVERQTSDIYAMKKIKKSVVTTSHVKDERDIMSARNSEWLINLQYAFQDNDNLYLIMEYMPGGDLLSLMSRHGPFDEDLARFYLAELTLALHTLHEMGYVHRDIKPENILIDRFGHIKLADFGNAAALDRDGHVLSLSPVGTPDYIAPELLQTISTYKLTKSMHDVSAAVSCDYWSMGIIGYELLCETTPFHEDNVHETYSKILSHCEESHLKELINFPSELKVSKNYRDLIESLVTNPSKRLSYDRIKTHAFFDDIQWNCMRSQVPPIIPTIKSDDDTSNFEDVTRLKSRRDPLGKKSLTTNMKSHDFSGKDLPFLGYSFVHMDKTPNCDSVDEARANKLQEKLKDLQQRLKSRETEISMLKQDLLRAQQSLKKTDNKSEVVLDAKMEIKKLQQIIKDKTMELANCKTQIKTLQSSAKVDEEMWSKKESTITDLLRLNRQKYEEAKISSEQRYEKQLAEKKQELASTLQKMDARELEFVAKSDECKHLTAKLQNYKDMLKQLKEQTIKADAGHEQQKSQMAESYEQKLLDLRNKIRESQDSHRRLTLEMQGIRTELDESISSGKLTQEAKHATERNIEDLLRRLNHEIASNNELHATKAKLESQLRQKENETHEAKAECQRLERELQVAECRCHMAESSLASNASPYNTAPGSLTELNAIEDQLVAAKEGESQQKVRADQLQTLVTKLEQMLERFSEQNQSLCHYEKLEDKLAAVRELMIVERQAARAANLSLWKVEKQLEEAVAEKKLLARRMELTEDRIKKAQSGQEESQRMLKSSQEETRQRESRIEELKQELAAAKRDVMKEHRLWEKAEQERMKCKSEIIEHLANVHKLEQQETGLRQKLQQMQLRFDGVMLEQKSMQRQLQEERENSTAATESSHSLQRELKAMTENFQRLKHACSVTDNQLTEVETMLKTEQDRNKSQQTQLDACHVQLRERNDQLTKLRQELPGIEAGKRLAEQRAQVLSSELKELKQNLMEQHKKMVAQQGQLVEQTNVLFATQERVDVLDGQNSNYLAQSADCERELLNLKEENARILSELFHKKEEVRNLQAEIAELQTAQAELHTEIDELNDTMAEKKQFYRDRDIKTQVTLEQQKKLIDYLQLKVEDLSTKKKKTLADKLFGTSHGNKENISSNDVESSILYRTLREELRREQKNSAMLKEQLEKLNGTATLRSPLKSSGDQLKQRPVSIAVTPRSPRKQVSSLKRTKSQIEITTTAEKDSHQKQTVGQQQQQSRWHRFEQALQESKTGAPDCVACKQSIIAGSAYWRCKECKDAAHRKCRTNVQGECGAPKPSAPSGADAISVAPSVGSSSLESVDSTSSDNVGSGEYIGKLVYSSDAQGDQEHGKNLEVNCAFEVAEQQLLLLGCSTGLYAYHVDTQRLLHIAGIESVSCMSICKRLAKAIIVGTVAEKLIQCDYRQLKSRCQSSSACHRPVLETSAIELPLANRKADEKWKLVLISNEAENALDSVAIAATSTRIVILKYEHNLHKFNPVRALDTNTAVTSIFFTRHSAIVSSDMFYEIDLDNYSADVFVDLANKSMQNTANWQPLMAVRISRQEYLLCFAEYGVFVDEFGCRSRPYDLSWVYAPTGFVYREPFLFISHNQCVQIVRLHRSFSKELADTDINSELTESSDLQRVYLPHYMSTLLANSGDINLYTLALDAKSSTTGSQRIYHLDTLQAFKHKLNVSMETISSVATSVTLGSAMTMDSI, from the exons ATGCCACCCAAGCGCGATCCCATTAGCGTCCGCACGACGCGCCTAAATAATTTAATACTTGGCAAAGGAGTTGGCGTCACCCAGAAGCCAGCAGGCTCTAGCGGCGGTTCCCGAAGAAGTATTTTGCCTGTGAGCACCACAAGTGCAGCTGTTGCCGAGGCGGTATCCCGCGAAGGCTTGCTCGACGCATTCTGCTTGCTATACAATGAATGCGACAAGGATGCCCTGAAGAAGCGCGACCGCAACATTTCCGAGTTTGTGAATAAGT TCCGCCCCATTGTCGAAAAGACTCGCAAACTGCGCGTCAATGCGGATGACTTCACCATCAAGGCGCTTATTGGCCAGGGATATTTCGGGAATGTGCATCTTGTGGTGGAGCGTCAGACGTCCGACATCTACGCCATGAAGAAGATTAAAAAGTCTGTTGTGACCACTTCCCATGTGAAGGACGAGCGCGACATTATGTCGGCGCGCAACTCTGAGTGGCTGATAAATTTGCAGTACGCTTTCCAG GACAACGATAATTTGTATCTGATCATGGAATATATGCCTGGCGGAGATTTACTCAGCCTGATGTCTCGCCACGGACCCTTTGACGAGGACCTTGCGCGCTTCTATCTCGCTGAACTGACTCTGGCCCTGCACACACTCCACGAAATGGGATATGTGCATCGCGATATTAAGCCGGAAAATATACTGATTGATCGCTTTGGGCACATTAAGCTGGCTGATTTCGGCAATGCGGCTGCCCTAGACCGAGACGGGCATGTGCTCAGCCTTTCGCCCGTGGGTACGCCGGATTACATAGCTCCGGAGCTGCTGCAGACCATCTCCACTTACAAACTAACAAAGTCGATGCATGATGTGAGTGCGGCT GTCAGCTGCGATTACTGGTCCATGGGCATCATTGGCTATGAGTTGCTTTGCGAAACGACGCCGTTCCACGAGGACAATGTGCACGAGACCTACTCAAAGATACTCTCCCACTGCGAGGAGAGCCACCTGAAGGAGCTGATCAACTTTCCCAGCGAGCTAAAGGTCTCGAAGAACTACAGGGATCTGATCGAGTCGTTGGTCACGAACCCATCGAAGCGTCTGTCCTACGATCGCATCAAAACACATGCCTTCTTTGACGATATTCAATGGAATTGTATGCGCTCTCAGGTGCCGCCCATTATCCCAACCATCAAGTCGGACGATGATACATCCAATTTTGAGGATGTCACGCGACTCAAGTCCCGCAGGGATCCGCTGGGCAAAAAGTCCCTCACTACGAACATGAAGTCGCATGATTTTAGTGGCAAGGATCTGCCGTTTTTGGGCTACAGCTTTGTGCATATGGACAAGACGCCAAATTGCGATTCCGTCGACGAGGCGCGTGCCAACAAATTGCAGGAAAAGCTCAAGGACCTGCAGCAAAGGCTCAAGTCGCGAGAGACTGAGATCTCAATGCTGAAGCAGGATCTCTTGCGGGCCCAGCAGTCGCTCAAGAAAACGGACAACAAGTCGGAGGTGGTGCTGGACGCCAAAATGGAAATCAAGAAGCTACAGCAAATAATCAAGGACAAGACAATGGAGTTGGCCAATTGCAAGACACAAATCAAGACCCTCCAGAGCTCGGCCAAAGTGGATGAGGAAATGTGGTCCAAAAAGGAGTCCACAATCACGGACCTGCTGCGGCTGAATCGGCAAAAGTACGAAGAGGCAAAGATATCCTCGGAGCAGCGCTACGAAAAGCAACTGGCCGAGAAAAAGCAGGAGTTGGCCTCCACACTGCAGAAAATGGATGCCCGTGAGCTCGAGTTTGTTGCCAAGAGCGACGAATGCAAGCATCTGACCGCCAAGCTGCAGAACTACAAGGATATGCTTAAGCAGCTGAAGGAGCAGACCATCAAGGCCGATGCCGGGCACGAGCAGCAAAAGAGCCAGATGGCCGAGTCCTACGAGCAGAAGCTGTTGGATCTGCGCAACAAGATACGCGAGTCGCAGGACTCGCACCGCCGCTTGACATTGGAGATGCAGGGAATTCGCACGGAGCTGGACGAATCGATTAGCTCTGGAAAATTGACCCAAGAGGCCAAGCACGCCACAGAGCGCAACATCGAGGACTTATTGAGACGTCTCAACCACGAGATAGCCTCGAATAATGAGCTGCATGCGACGAAGGCAAAACTCGAGTCGCAGCTGAGGCAGAAGGAGAACGAAACTCATGAAGCGAAGGCCGAGTGCCAGCGCTTGGAGCGCGAACTACAGGTCGCCGAATGCCGCTGCCACATGGCCGAATCCTCTCTGGCCTCTAATGCTTCCCCTTACAACACAGCGCCTGGGTCTTTAACCGAACTGAATGCCATTGAAGACCAGCTGGTGGCCGCCAAAGAGGGCGAAAGCCAGCAGAAGGTCCGTGCCGATCAACTCCAAACTCTTGTCACCAAACTGGAGCAGATGCTGGAGCGCTTCAGCGAGCAAAACCAAAGCCTTTGTCACTATGAAAAACTTGAAGACAAGCTGGCGGCCGTACGAGAGCTAATGATTGTTGAACGTCAGGCAGCGCGAGCGGCTAACCTCTCACTGTGGAAAGTGGAAAAGCAGCTTGAGGAAGCCGTGGCGGAGAAGAAACTATTGGCGCGCCGCATGGAGCTGACAGAGGATCGCATTAAGAAGGCCCAGAGTGGCCAAGAGGAGTCGCAGCGCATGCTCAAATCCTCACAGGAAGAGACGCGCCAGCGAGAGTCACGCATCGAGGAGTTGAAGCAGGAACTGGCTGCTGCCAAGCGGGATGTCATGAAGGAACATCGCCTGTGGGAGAAGGCCGAGCAGGAGCGCATGAAGTGCAAGTCGGAAATAATCGAGCACCTGGCCAACGTGCACAAACTCGAGCAGCAGGAGACTGGCCTGCGGCAGAAGCTACAGCAAATGCAGCTGCGCTTCGACGGCGtcatgttggagcagaagagCATGCAGCGTCAGCTGCAAGAGGAGCGTGAAAACAGCACTGCCGCGACTGAATCGAGCCACAGCCTGCAGCGAGAGCTGAAGGCGATGACGGAGAACTTCCAGAGGCTGAAGCATGCCTGCAGCGTGACGGATAACCAGTTGACCGAGGTAGAGACCATGCTGAAGACCGAGCAGGATCGCAACAAGTCGCAGCAGACCCAGCTGGACGCTTGCCACGTGCAACTGCGAGAGCGAAACGACCAGCTAACGAAGCTGCGCCAAGAGCTGCCGGGAATAGAGGCCGGCAAGCGGCTGGCCGAGCAGCGAGCCCAAGTGCTCTCCTCGGAGTTGAAGGAACTGAAGCAGAATCTAATGGAGCAGCACAAGAAGATGGTCGCCCAACAGGGCCAACTGGTCGAGCAGACAAACGTTCTGTTCGCCACACAAGAGCGGGTGGACGTTTTGGATGGCCAGAACTCGAACTACCTGGCACAGAGCGCCGACTGCGAGCGCGAATTGCTCAACTTGAAGGAGGAAAACGCACGCATCCTCAGCGAGCTCTTCCACAAGAAAGAGGAGGTGCGCAACCTACAGGCCGAGATAGCCGAGCTGCAGACCGCTCAGGCGGAGCTGCATACGGAGATCGATGAGCTGAACGACACGATGGCCGAAAAGAAACAGTTTTATAGGGACCGTGACATCAAGACACAGGTCACGCTGGAACAGCAGAAGAAGTTGATCGATTACTTGCAG CTCAAAGTAGAAGACCTGTCCACCAAGAAGAAGAAAACCCTGGCGGACAAGCTGTTTGGCACGAGTCATGGCAACAAGGAGAACATCTCCTCCAATGATGTGGAATCTTCCATTCTCTATCGCACCCTGCGCGAAGAACTACGCCGCGAACAAAAGAACTCGGCCATGTTGAAGGAGCAACTTGAGAAGCTCAATG GAACTGCCACGCTTCGCTCGCCACTCAAGTCGTCGGGAGATCAGCTCAAGCAGAGGCCTGTCAGCATCGCCGTCACTCCACGCTCCCCCCGCAAGCAGGTGTCGTCCCTGAAACGTACCAAAAGCCAGATAGAGATCACCACCACAGCAGAGAAGGATTCGCACCAAAAACAGACTGTgggtcagcagcagcagcagtcccGCTGGCACCGCTTCGAGCAGGCACTACAGGAATCAAAGACAGGTGCTCCGGACTGTGTGGCGTGCAAGCAGAGCATTATCGCCGGCTCGGCTTACTGGCGCTGCAAGGAGTGCAAGGACGCGGCCCATCGCAAGTGCCGCACGAACGTACAAGGCGAATGCGGAGCCCCGAAGCCTAGTGCCCCGTCAGGGGCTGACGCAATCAGTGTTGCCCCATctgtgggcagcagcagcctcgaGAGCGTGGATAGCACTAGTTCAGACAACGTCGGCAGCGGGGAGTACATTGGCAAGCTAGTGTACAGCTCGGATGCCCAAGGGGATCAAGAGCACGGGAAAAATCTGGAAGTAAACTGCGCCTTTGAGGTGGCGGAGCAGCAACTACTGCTGCTGGGCTGCAGCACCGGTCTGTATGCCTACCATGTGGACACGCAGCGACTGCTCCACATTGCTGGCATCGAGTCCGTGAGCTGCATGTCGATCTGCAAACGCCTGGCCAAGGCCATCATAGTGGGAACGGTCGCGGAGAAGCTGATTCAGTGCGACTATCGACAACTGAAGTCGCGCTGCCAGAGTTCCAGTGCGTGTCACAGACCCGTGCTCGAGACCTCGGCCATAGAGCTGCCGCTTGCCAACCGAAAGGCCGATGAGAAGTGGAAGCTAGTTTTGATTTCCAACGAGGCGGAGAATGCCCTGGACTCTGTGGCCATAGCGGCCACATCCACTCGCATTGTCATCTTGAAGTACGAACATAATTTGCACAAATTCAACCCCGTGCGTGCTCTCGACACGAACACTGCGGTCACCTCGATCTTCTTTACGCGCCACTCTGCCATTGTCAGCTCGGACATGTTCTACGAGATCGATCTGGACAATTATTCGGCCGATGTGTTTGTCGACCTGGCGAATAAGTCAATGCAGAACACCGCCAATTGGCAGCCCCTCATGGCTGTGCGCATTTCACGGCAGGAATACCTCCTGTGTTTCGCCGAGTACGGCGTGTTCGTGGATGAGTTCGGCTGTCGCTCGCGCCCCTACGACTTGAGCTGGGTCTACGCCCCGACGGGATTTGTGTACCGCGAACCCTTTCTCTTCATATCCCACAACCAGTGCGTGCAGATTGTACGCCTCCATCGATCCTTCAGCAAGGAACTTGCCGACACCGACATCAACTCTGAGCTCACCGAATCATCGGACCTGCAGCGCGTCTACTTGCCCCACTACATGTCTACGTTGCTGGCAAACAGTGGCGACATCAACCTGTACACACTGGCTCTTGACGCTAAGTCGTCTACTACTGGCTCACAAAGGATCTACCACTTGGATACACTGCAGGCGTTCAAACACAAGTTGAATGTGTCCATGGAGACAATTTCGTCGGTGGCCACATCCGTGACACTGGGATCGGCAATGACAATGGATAGTATATAA